A window of Prolixibacter sp. SD074 contains these coding sequences:
- the dprA gene encoding DNA-processing protein DprA has product MNDDRLYQIGISLIPLVGCITARNLVAYTGGSREVFRTPEKELREIPGIGTVLARNIANADVLKRAEKELEFIEKHQIQPLFYLDKEYPERLKACVDAPVMLYVKGRPDLNMAKIISVVGTRSATDYGYQMVDELLSELGSHSYPVMVVSGLAYGIDIRAHRSALKNGLPTVGVLAHGLDKLYPPLHSGTAREMVAGNGGLVTDFISGSPIDRKHFIRRNRIIAGLADATIVVESAHKGGALVTAEIANSYNRDVFAFPGRKGDAFSEGCNFLIKSNRAALIESVKDLEYIMNWERGKSKPDALQPRLFSDFSEDEKIVITILEEEGPLAIDLICIKSGLPMNKVSPLLLNLEFTGVVKGLPGKVFKLI; this is encoded by the coding sequence ATGAATGACGATCGACTATATCAAATTGGCATTTCCTTAATTCCCCTGGTGGGATGCATTACGGCTCGAAACCTGGTGGCTTATACCGGCGGCAGCCGGGAGGTTTTTCGTACGCCGGAAAAAGAGTTGCGCGAAATACCGGGGATCGGTACTGTTTTAGCGCGTAACATAGCAAACGCCGACGTGTTGAAACGGGCCGAGAAGGAATTGGAATTCATCGAAAAACATCAAATCCAACCACTCTTCTATCTTGATAAGGAGTATCCCGAACGATTAAAGGCTTGCGTCGATGCGCCGGTGATGTTGTATGTGAAAGGTAGGCCCGATTTGAACATGGCCAAAATAATTAGTGTGGTCGGTACCCGAAGCGCAACCGATTATGGTTACCAGATGGTTGACGAATTGCTGAGCGAATTGGGTAGCCACAGTTACCCGGTTATGGTGGTGAGCGGCTTGGCGTATGGCATCGATATCCGGGCACACCGGTCGGCACTGAAGAATGGATTGCCTACGGTTGGCGTATTGGCTCATGGTCTCGATAAGCTTTACCCACCGCTGCATTCGGGTACCGCGCGGGAAATGGTTGCCGGTAACGGTGGCCTGGTTACCGATTTTATCAGTGGATCGCCTATCGACCGGAAGCATTTTATTCGCCGTAACCGGATTATTGCCGGATTGGCCGATGCGACCATTGTGGTGGAGTCGGCGCACAAAGGAGGGGCCCTGGTTACCGCGGAAATTGCCAATTCGTATAACCGCGATGTTTTTGCTTTTCCCGGTAGGAAAGGCGATGCGTTTTCCGAAGGATGCAACTTCCTTATCAAATCGAACCGGGCAGCCCTGATCGAATCAGTAAAGGATTTGGAATACATCATGAACTGGGAGCGTGGGAAAAGCAAACCCGATGCGCTTCAGCCCCGTTTGTTTTCCGATTTCTCGGAAGATGAAAAAATCGTGATAACCATTTTGGAAGAAGAAGGCCCGCTGGCAATCGACTTGATTTGCATCAAAAGCGGATTGCCCATGAATAAAGTTTCTCCGCTATTGCTCAACCTGGAATTTACCGGCGTGGTAAAAGGACTTCCCGGAAAGGTTTTTAAGTTGATTTGA
- a CDS encoding helix-turn-helix domain-containing protein, with amino-acid sequence MTKGKSVGERISNIRQLKEISREELADRCQFTVPILTKLEEDAVIPSLGHLIKISRVLGVRLGTFLDDSEQLGPVISRKGVSKPSASFSNKNSDARVNLDFHSLASEKSDRHMEPLIVQIKPSDRKDYLLSSHEGEEFIYVLEGEIEVTYGKESHTLAVGDSIYYDSVVEHNLHTNADKPATILAVVYAPY; translated from the coding sequence ATGACCAAAGGGAAAAGTGTTGGTGAACGCATCAGCAACATTCGTCAGTTGAAAGAAATTTCAAGGGAAGAACTGGCCGACCGTTGTCAGTTTACAGTACCGATTTTAACAAAACTTGAAGAGGATGCCGTGATACCCTCGCTTGGGCATCTCATCAAAATATCGCGGGTATTAGGCGTTCGATTGGGAACTTTCCTCGACGACTCTGAACAGCTGGGACCGGTTATATCCCGCAAGGGGGTTAGCAAACCCAGCGCCAGTTTCTCGAACAAAAACAGTGACGCACGGGTGAATCTTGATTTTCATTCGCTGGCCAGCGAAAAATCGGATCGTCATATGGAACCCCTTATCGTTCAAATTAAACCTTCAGATCGAAAAGATTATCTTCTGTCGTCGCACGAAGGTGAGGAGTTTATATACGTTCTCGAAGGAGAAATTGAAGTTACATACGGGAAAGAAAGCCACACACTGGCAGTTGGCGACAGTATTTATTACGATTCGGTGGTGGAGCATAACCTACATACCAACGCCGATAAGCCGGCTACCATTCTTGCCGTTGTTTATGCACCTTATTAA
- a CDS encoding DEAD/DEAH box helicase, protein MKTFQELGIGKSLLKALDEIGFEVPTPIQEKAIPAIKSGQDVLGIAQTGTGKTAAYLIPLFMKLVKAEGDAPRAVILVPTRELSVQVGEDIEELTTYSNLRHAAVYGGVGWTKHAALVEPGIDILVATPGRLWDLYRRGVLSLKKVKTLVIDEADRMLDMGFMRQINQLFEVIPPKRQNLLFSATFSGKVEKMSDEFLDFPVRVEVAPSATPAEKVEQYFYNVPNYRSKLNLIQYLLKNEEQFDRVLIFCRTKENAEGVYKVIKRKAEGEVRILHSNKGQMSRINAINAFKKGEVRVLISTDVSARGIDVSRISHVINFDLPPADEDYVHRIGRTARASYEGVAISLVNPAEIYHLERIEKLIRMKIPGKSVPEEVELVESTRREEQEQAREIDRMKKLSDPTYNGAFHEKRQHFKKNSFSFNAKSKHLREKKKSSRK, encoded by the coding sequence ATGAAAACGTTTCAGGAATTAGGTATAGGAAAATCACTATTGAAGGCACTGGATGAGATTGGATTTGAGGTACCGACCCCAATTCAGGAAAAGGCTATTCCGGCCATTAAATCAGGGCAGGATGTGTTAGGCATTGCGCAAACCGGGACCGGGAAGACAGCGGCCTACCTGATTCCTTTATTCATGAAGCTGGTAAAGGCGGAGGGTGATGCTCCCCGTGCGGTTATTCTGGTTCCTACGCGCGAATTATCGGTGCAGGTGGGAGAGGATATCGAAGAGTTAACTACCTATTCCAATCTCAGGCATGCGGCTGTTTATGGCGGCGTAGGCTGGACCAAACATGCGGCTTTGGTGGAACCGGGAATCGATATCCTGGTGGCGACACCCGGACGGTTATGGGACTTGTACAGGAGGGGTGTACTCTCGTTAAAAAAGGTGAAAACGCTGGTGATTGATGAAGCCGACCGGATGCTGGACATGGGATTTATGAGGCAGATAAACCAATTATTCGAAGTCATTCCGCCTAAGCGGCAAAACCTGCTTTTCTCGGCAACTTTTTCAGGTAAAGTGGAGAAAATGAGTGATGAATTTCTCGATTTTCCGGTCCGTGTTGAGGTGGCCCCTTCGGCTACGCCTGCCGAAAAAGTGGAACAGTACTTTTATAATGTTCCCAATTACCGGAGTAAGCTGAACCTGATTCAATATCTATTAAAGAATGAAGAGCAGTTTGACCGGGTACTGATTTTCTGCCGGACGAAGGAGAATGCCGAAGGTGTTTACAAAGTCATCAAGCGGAAGGCGGAGGGCGAAGTCCGTATTCTGCATTCCAACAAGGGGCAGATGTCACGAATTAATGCGATTAATGCGTTCAAAAAAGGAGAAGTGCGTGTGCTTATTTCTACCGATGTGTCAGCCCGCGGGATTGACGTGTCGCGCATTAGTCATGTCATCAACTTCGATTTGCCACCCGCCGACGAAGATTACGTACACCGGATTGGACGGACCGCCCGGGCCAGTTATGAAGGTGTAGCTATTTCGTTGGTGAATCCGGCAGAAATATACCATCTCGAACGGATTGAGAAATTAATCCGTATGAAAATTCCGGGGAAAAGTGTGCCGGAGGAAGTGGAACTTGTCGAATCGACGAGACGTGAGGAACAGGAACAGGCCCGGGAAATTGACCGGATGAAGAAGCTGTCTGACCCGACTTATAACGGAGCTTTTCACGAGAAAAGGCAGCATTTTAAAAAGAACTCTTTTTCCTTCAATGCCAAGAGTAAGCACTTGCGTGAGAAGAAAAAATCGAGCCGGAAGTAA
- a CDS encoding AMP-binding protein, giving the protein MKLLDITLGDQLEHWAIKTPDHEFMVYPDRNLRFTYREFDERVNNLAKGLLYIGLVPGDKLGIWANNVPDWMTFMFATAKIGVILVTINTNYKLHELEYLVKNSDLQTLCIINGFRDSDYVKMVNELVPELKSCERGYMESEKFPFLKNIIFIGPEKHRGMYNTAELILLGSQLDDGLLSSTQKLVTPHDVVNMQYTSGTTGFPKGVMLSHHNILNNGYSTGECMNCTQNDRLCVCVPLFHCFGSVLAVCAVVSHGATMVMVEDFDPLMVLASVHKERCTALDGVPTMFIAELHHPMFDMFDLSSLRTGIMAGAPCPTETMNQVMDKMNMKEIVIVYGLTESSPGMTATRTTDPPEIRSTTVGKAYPFVEVKVVNPETGEELKPGEPGELCCKGYNVMKGYYKNPEATAEAIDEDGWLHSGDLGVRDEEGYFRVTGRIKDVVIRGGENIYPREIENFLYEMPEIQSVEVAGVPSPKYGEQIGAFIKLKQDASLTAEDVRDYCRGQISRYKIPRYVFFVDDYPMTASGKIQKYKLSQLSLELLKKEGIEPI; this is encoded by the coding sequence ATGAAATTACTTGATATTACGTTAGGCGACCAATTGGAGCATTGGGCGATAAAAACGCCCGATCACGAATTCATGGTTTACCCCGATCGCAACCTGCGTTTCACCTACCGGGAATTTGACGAACGGGTAAACAACCTGGCCAAAGGACTTCTGTACATTGGATTGGTACCGGGCGACAAGCTGGGGATCTGGGCGAACAATGTTCCCGACTGGATGACTTTCATGTTTGCTACAGCAAAAATAGGCGTCATACTGGTGACCATTAATACCAATTACAAGTTGCACGAACTGGAGTATCTCGTGAAGAACTCCGATTTACAAACACTCTGTATCATCAATGGCTTCCGAGACAGCGACTATGTAAAAATGGTGAATGAGCTGGTGCCGGAACTGAAGTCGTGCGAACGGGGATATATGGAAAGTGAGAAATTTCCTTTCCTCAAAAACATTATATTCATCGGTCCCGAGAAACACCGTGGGATGTACAATACAGCAGAGTTAATTTTGCTGGGAAGCCAGCTTGATGACGGCCTGCTGAGCTCAACCCAAAAATTGGTTACGCCGCATGATGTGGTGAACATGCAATACACATCAGGAACAACGGGTTTCCCGAAAGGAGTGATGTTGTCGCATCACAATATCCTGAACAACGGCTACAGCACAGGCGAATGCATGAATTGCACGCAGAACGACCGGTTATGTGTCTGTGTACCTCTCTTTCATTGCTTTGGTTCCGTACTGGCCGTGTGCGCCGTTGTTTCGCACGGGGCCACCATGGTGATGGTAGAAGACTTCGACCCGCTGATGGTACTGGCTTCGGTGCACAAAGAGCGTTGTACGGCCCTTGACGGTGTACCGACCATGTTCATCGCCGAACTCCATCATCCGATGTTTGATATGTTCGATCTGTCATCACTTCGCACCGGTATTATGGCAGGAGCTCCGTGCCCCACCGAAACGATGAACCAGGTAATGGACAAGATGAACATGAAGGAAATCGTTATTGTTTATGGCCTCACGGAATCGTCACCGGGGATGACGGCCACCCGGACAACCGACCCGCCGGAAATCCGATCGACAACGGTTGGTAAAGCGTATCCTTTTGTCGAAGTGAAGGTGGTGAATCCCGAAACCGGCGAAGAATTGAAACCGGGAGAGCCGGGAGAACTTTGCTGTAAAGGTTATAACGTGATGAAGGGATATTACAAAAATCCGGAAGCCACCGCCGAAGCTATCGATGAAGATGGCTGGCTGCACTCGGGCGATTTGGGCGTACGTGACGAAGAAGGATATTTCCGGGTAACCGGCCGGATAAAGGACGTGGTTATTCGTGGCGGAGAAAATATTTATCCTCGCGAAATTGAAAATTTCCTGTATGAAATGCCGGAAATTCAGTCGGTAGAAGTGGCCGGAGTTCCCAGTCCGAAATATGGCGAACAAATCGGCGCTTTCATTAAGTTGAAGCAGGATGCCTCGTTAACGGCAGAGGATGTCAG